Proteins encoded together in one Desulfosporosinus meridiei DSM 13257 window:
- a CDS encoding C40 family peptidase: MKKRIILMILVIMTIIASASAVEAATFQVGSTGSEIRMLQSDLQTLNYDVGSVDGIFGNKTNTAVQAFQRDQNLLVDGIVGPQTLEALNNAKALPQAKVSPQEKTNQLISTAKSFLGVPYKWGGTTPSGFDCSGFTRYVFASQNITLPRVSIDQYSVGTSVSFTNLIPGDLVFFNLVPGKQVSHVGIYIGDNQFISATSSKGIAIYSFTPYWSKAYVGAKRVY; the protein is encoded by the coding sequence GTGAAAAAAAGGATTATCTTAATGATATTAGTTATTATGACTATTATCGCTTCTGCTTCAGCAGTTGAAGCTGCAACATTTCAGGTAGGCTCAACAGGTTCAGAGATTCGAATGTTACAATCAGATCTCCAAACCTTAAATTATGATGTTGGTTCAGTTGATGGCATTTTCGGAAATAAGACTAACACTGCTGTTCAAGCATTTCAACGGGATCAAAATTTATTGGTAGATGGAATTGTCGGGCCCCAAACATTAGAGGCCTTGAACAATGCTAAGGCTTTGCCACAGGCCAAAGTTTCGCCCCAGGAAAAGACAAATCAACTCATTAGTACAGCCAAAAGCTTTTTAGGGGTTCCCTATAAATGGGGAGGCACAACTCCATCAGGCTTTGACTGTTCCGGATTTACTCGTTATGTGTTTGCCAGCCAAAACATTACTTTGCCTCGGGTTAGCATTGATCAATACAGTGTTGGAACCTCTGTAAGCTTTACCAACTTAATTCCTGGTGATTTGGTTTTCTTTAACCTTGTTCCGGGAAAACAAGTAAGTCATGTAGGAATCTACATTGGGGATAATCAATTCATTAGTGCAACAAGCAGTAAAGGAATTGCTATCTATAGCTTTACTCCCTATTGGTCCAAGGCCTATGTAGGAGCGAAACGTGTCTATTAA
- a CDS encoding GIY-YIG nuclease family protein: protein MDRKKELKEQYLQMKPEMGIVMIRAKHNNKCFIEVTQRLQAALNRLKFQLDLGSHRNSELQKEWKEYGEGSFTIEVLEKLEYDKDEAKTDYTDDLALLQMEWEEKMVRENVEFY, encoded by the coding sequence ATGGATAGAAAGAAAGAGTTGAAAGAACAATATTTACAGATGAAGCCGGAAATGGGAATAGTGATGATTCGGGCAAAGCATAATAATAAGTGTTTTATCGAAGTTACCCAAAGATTACAAGCTGCCCTAAATAGACTTAAATTCCAATTAGACTTAGGTTCTCATCGTAACTCAGAGTTACAAAAGGAATGGAAAGAATATGGAGAAGGAAGCTTTACGATTGAGGTATTGGAGAAGCTTGAATATGATAAAGATGAAGCGAAAACGGATTATACTGATGATTTAGCATTGTTACAGATGGAATGGGAAGAAAAAATGGTCAGAGAAAATGTTGAGTTTTATTAA
- a CDS encoding DUF6530 family protein: MKIPTTLKHKPVIVSENYENVDGRYAYNSDAKGLSLGLAQWNDRGKVDVSAKVWRYTGEKWSRQSEELPMHRVLDLAILICRTKLHFREAYRYENLYEANNPVIDRIGIQGDAMTVAVCTGNEKINEDIKLFNQALSTDDELIGERLRTLSRILKEMGY, from the coding sequence ATGAAAATACCGACAACCCTGAAGCATAAGCCAGTAATTGTCTCAGAAAACTATGAGAATGTTGATGGGAGATATGCCTATAATTCAGATGCTAAAGGTCTTTCATTAGGTTTAGCCCAGTGGAATGATCGTGGTAAGGTAGACGTATCTGCAAAAGTGTGGAGATATACGGGAGAAAAATGGTCGAGACAGTCAGAGGAATTACCTATGCATCGCGTCCTCGACCTGGCAATACTAATTTGTCGAACTAAACTTCATTTTCGAGAAGCCTACCGCTATGAGAATTTATATGAGGCCAATAATCCTGTCATTGATAGAATTGGCATACAGGGTGATGCCATGACGGTGGCTGTATGTACTGGAAACGAAAAAATCAATGAGGATATCAAATTGTTTAACCAAGCACTAAGCACTGATGATGAACTCATCGGAGAACGTTTACGTACTTTATCTAGGATTCTTAAAGAGATGGGATATTAG
- a CDS encoding YjgB family protein produces the protein MINLAKKQLLKYVIISLAFALIVGCSPLNSPKDTPSKTTDSASQTPPSSSASQTRDEAKELLLNIKGAAEQGKVINCNFPVKTTVIEDVKSQWGEPEKVDWVAAAKGNYATYSKQAMVFGFNKGSQIFEVRSFDPQLQQLSMAKTKELFGDPAYNAKTKVENGPFYDKKVNGEEIIGYTVSSEYKIEFVFPIPTATDSNPMMDHYLVLYPRGTVNNMADDPGRQW, from the coding sequence ATGATCAATTTAGCCAAAAAACAACTCTTAAAGTACGTCATTATTTCACTTGCTTTCGCGCTGATAGTCGGGTGTTCACCCTTAAACTCTCCCAAGGATACCCCCTCAAAGACGACGGATTCGGCTTCTCAAACTCCTCCCTCGTCCTCTGCCTCCCAAACCAGGGATGAGGCCAAGGAGTTATTGCTAAATATTAAGGGAGCCGCGGAGCAAGGGAAAGTGATTAACTGTAATTTTCCTGTAAAGACAACCGTGATTGAAGATGTTAAGAGTCAATGGGGAGAGCCAGAAAAGGTTGATTGGGTGGCCGCCGCTAAGGGGAACTACGCTACCTACTCTAAACAGGCAATGGTTTTTGGCTTCAACAAAGGTTCTCAAATCTTTGAAGTCCGATCCTTTGATCCTCAATTGCAGCAGCTATCCATGGCTAAGACAAAGGAACTATTTGGGGATCCTGCTTATAATGCTAAAACCAAAGTTGAGAATGGGCCCTTTTATGATAAAAAAGTAAATGGAGAGGAAATCATTGGCTATACAGTGAGTTCGGAATATAAAATTGAGTTTGTGTTCCCAATACCAACAGCTACTGATTCGAATCCAATGATGGATCATTATCTGGTGCTTTATCCGAGGGGTACTGTTAACAATATGGCAGATGATCCGGGGCGGCAATGGTAA
- a CDS encoding phosphatase PAP2 family protein, whose amino-acid sequence MSNIIKNLKPLCLMLSIPISNIIYCLLNNANRGTHSLVTDLDQSVPFLKIFILPYLLWYFFIFGTLTYFCFKNKRIYYKTLIAINLGLLISYAIYFFFQTNVPRPDLVGNDFLTMLIAFVYNNDQPYNAFPSIHVLLSFLMIKAINKYPGKNYYNVCTVYTIAISIILATQFIKQHVILDLLSSIVLGGLIFDLVYHIKLERLGAAWLRRQYQWLNVRKRSANDIDELKNPSQQLGVRY is encoded by the coding sequence ATGTCAAACATTATTAAAAATCTGAAGCCCCTTTGTTTAATGCTATCAATTCCAATTTCAAATATTATTTATTGTCTGCTCAATAATGCAAATCGAGGTACTCATAGCTTAGTCACTGACTTAGATCAAAGTGTCCCATTTTTAAAGATATTTATTTTGCCCTATCTGTTATGGTATTTTTTTATTTTTGGAACTTTAACTTACTTTTGCTTTAAAAATAAAAGAATCTATTACAAGACTCTTATAGCTATTAATCTTGGTTTATTGATATCTTATGCTATTTATTTTTTCTTTCAAACAAATGTTCCAAGGCCAGATTTAGTAGGTAACGACTTTTTGACCATGCTGATCGCCTTCGTATATAATAATGACCAGCCTTACAATGCATTTCCAAGCATTCATGTTTTATTAAGTTTTTTAATGATTAAGGCAATAAACAAGTATCCTGGCAAGAATTATTACAATGTGTGCACAGTTTATACAATTGCTATTTCAATTATTTTAGCTACTCAGTTTATTAAACAGCATGTTATCTTAGATCTCTTATCCTCGATAGTATTAGGTGGCTTAATATTTGACCTTGTTTATCATATAAAGCTTGAGAGACTAGGAGCCGCCTGGTTGAGGAGACAATATCAATGGTTAAATGTGCGAAAGAGATCGGCAAATGATATTGATGAGTTGAAAAATCCAAGCCAGCAATTAGGCGTCAGATATTAA
- a CDS encoding UDP-N-acetylglucosamine--LPS N-acetylglucosamine transferase has product MKQLKILVFSAAFGNGHIRAAEAVIEELRVKEPSAIVTHLDFGDFLSKRFNNLIKKLYLELIKHSPGLWGRFYYRSSKLTHNSRIQRFLNQLGRSDFLNYIKEFAPDLIVCTYPTVSSILAQLRLEHILQVPVITVITDYTVHSHWVHPGVDSYMVACEKVKDMLVTGGIIEDRIHVTGIPISPKFEKRINRELIYYKLGLKSDLPTFLVMGGYGSSEETTRICEKLANSVIPLQVIIVCGNNGKLYDSLHEVVTNAKNTLVRLGYANNMEELMSIADLIITKAGGLTVTEALTKHLPLMIYKPIPGQEEENASFVQLIGAGQVAGSVEELEITLSRFLSCPEEIEKMREKASLALVSHSAEQTVDSMFKLITELRHEQRTG; this is encoded by the coding sequence ATGAAACAGTTAAAAATTCTTGTATTTTCTGCAGCCTTTGGAAATGGACATATTCGGGCAGCAGAAGCAGTTATCGAAGAACTCCGTGTTAAGGAGCCTTCCGCTATTGTAACTCATTTGGATTTCGGGGACTTTTTAAGTAAGCGATTCAATAATCTGATTAAAAAGCTTTACCTCGAATTGATAAAGCATTCCCCGGGGCTATGGGGAAGATTTTATTATCGATCTTCTAAGTTAACGCATAATTCTAGAATTCAGCGTTTTCTTAATCAATTAGGGCGTAGTGATTTTCTGAATTATATTAAGGAATTTGCCCCGGACCTTATTGTTTGTACCTATCCAACTGTTTCTTCAATTCTAGCTCAGCTTAGACTAGAACATATTCTGCAAGTACCTGTGATTACTGTGATTACAGATTATACGGTACACAGCCATTGGGTACATCCTGGTGTGGATTCCTATATGGTGGCTTGTGAGAAAGTTAAGGATATGTTAGTGACAGGGGGAATCATCGAGGATAGGATACATGTTACAGGTATTCCGATTAGTCCTAAATTTGAGAAGAGGATTAATCGAGAGTTGATTTATTACAAGTTAGGATTAAAATCAGATCTGCCCACATTTCTTGTGATGGGGGGATATGGAAGTTCTGAAGAAACAACAAGAATCTGCGAAAAATTAGCAAATTCAGTAATCCCCTTACAGGTAATTATTGTTTGTGGAAATAATGGGAAGTTGTATGACTCTTTACATGAGGTGGTTACAAATGCCAAAAACACTCTGGTAAGGTTAGGTTATGCAAATAACATGGAAGAGCTCATGTCAATAGCGGATCTGATTATAACTAAGGCCGGAGGTTTAACGGTGACAGAGGCTCTTACAAAGCATTTACCCCTTATGATATATAAGCCCATACCAGGTCAGGAAGAGGAAAATGCAAGTTTTGTCCAACTCATCGGTGCAGGACAGGTTGCTGGTTCAGTTGAGGAGTTAGAAATAACTCTTAGCCGTTTCTTGAGTTGTCCCGAAGAAATAGAGAAAATGCGTGAGAAGGCGTCATTAGCTTTAGTTAGTCATTCAGCAGAACAGACCGTTGATTCTATGTTTAAATTAATAACTGAATTGAGACATGAGCAAAGAACCGGCTGA
- a CDS encoding MFS transporter: MNIGWKKNIILFLVSQTISLFGSSLVQYAIMWHITLKSQSGVMMTLAIVCGFLPTLFLSPFAGVWADRYNRKTLIMVSDSLIALSTLVLAILFLLGHYSLWLLLVMSAIRALGSAIQVPAVGAFLPQLVPADKLTQVNATNGTIQALVMLLSPMLSGALLTMASIELIFFIDVITAVIAVLVLLLFLHVPVHTKALKKQTLSYFRDLSDGFNYIRSHGYVKRFFLFCAGFFFLAAPVAFLTPLQVTRSFGNDVWRLTAIEITFSIGMMLGGIIMTSWGGFKNKVHTMTLSSLVIGVCTFALGMIPVFWIYLIFMGVVGIAMPVFNTPSTVLIQEKVEADFLGRVFGVLGMISSSMMPLGMLLFGPLADIIMIEWLLIGTGLLMFIQGFFLLGNKVLIEAGKPIPKL, encoded by the coding sequence ATGAATATAGGTTGGAAAAAAAATATTATACTTTTTTTAGTTAGTCAGACTATTTCCCTCTTTGGATCATCCCTGGTTCAATATGCAATTATGTGGCATATTACCTTAAAATCCCAGTCTGGAGTAATGATGACGTTAGCCATTGTCTGCGGTTTTTTACCTACCTTATTTCTTTCACCATTTGCTGGGGTATGGGCTGATCGTTATAATCGTAAAACACTCATTATGGTATCCGATTCATTGATTGCATTATCGACGCTGGTTCTGGCAATTTTGTTTCTTCTAGGCCATTATTCCCTCTGGCTCCTTTTAGTAATGTCCGCCATACGCGCACTTGGATCAGCTATTCAAGTGCCTGCAGTAGGAGCATTCCTCCCCCAACTAGTACCGGCGGATAAACTAACTCAAGTGAACGCCACGAACGGAACAATCCAAGCGCTAGTTATGTTACTGTCCCCTATGTTAAGTGGTGCCCTACTGACAATGGCTTCGATTGAATTAATATTTTTTATAGATGTGATCACAGCAGTCATTGCTGTTTTAGTTCTGCTTTTATTTTTACATGTACCTGTCCACACGAAAGCACTTAAAAAACAAACTCTGAGTTATTTTAGAGATCTGAGTGATGGATTCAATTACATCAGAAGTCATGGATATGTGAAGAGGTTTTTTTTGTTTTGTGCCGGCTTCTTTTTCTTAGCAGCACCTGTTGCCTTTTTAACTCCTCTGCAAGTTACTCGTAGTTTCGGTAACGATGTTTGGCGTTTAACGGCAATAGAAATTACTTTTTCAATTGGGATGATGCTTGGCGGCATTATTATGACTTCTTGGGGTGGTTTTAAGAACAAGGTTCACACCATGACACTATCAAGTCTTGTAATTGGAGTCTGCACCTTTGCTCTGGGAATGATTCCGGTTTTTTGGATTTATCTCATTTTTATGGGGGTGGTCGGAATTGCAATGCCGGTTTTCAACACGCCTTCAACAGTCCTAATACAGGAAAAGGTAGAGGCAGATTTTCTGGGAAGAGTGTTTGGAGTTTTGGGAATGATTTCAAGCTCCATGATGCCTTTAGGAATGCTCTTGTTCGGACCGTTAGCGGATATCATTATGATTGAATGGTTGCTTATTGGAACAGGCTTGCTGATGTTTATTCAAGGATTTTTCTTGTTAGGTAACAAAGTATTAATAGAAGCAGGAAAACCAATCCCAAAACTTTAA
- a CDS encoding serine/threonine protein kinase: protein MEWDIAKRELSKVKVSSNGKNELVLVQAKSNKLKCIGRGTDAAVFRFISAPQYAYKVFSNDKLEKLEQESKVYLKLGYSKYFPVYYGKGLNYLVISYEAGITLYDCLLQGIHIPEQVIIEVENAIEYVRSRGLNPRDIHLKNILFHEGKVKLVDVSEYLELGNDKRWEYLKEGYMEHYHLIDGKALPFWLVENVRKWYNQTRPERLNVQDFVKDLINPFQERLLL, encoded by the coding sequence ATGGAGTGGGATATTGCGAAGAGAGAATTAAGTAAAGTGAAAGTCTCTTCAAATGGCAAAAATGAACTTGTTCTCGTGCAAGCTAAATCTAATAAGCTTAAGTGTATTGGTAGAGGGACAGATGCTGCGGTGTTTCGCTTCATCTCCGCACCCCAGTATGCTTATAAAGTGTTTAGTAATGACAAGCTAGAAAAGTTAGAACAAGAGAGCAAAGTTTATTTAAAATTAGGTTACTCGAAGTATTTTCCTGTGTATTATGGCAAAGGATTAAACTATCTGGTGATTAGTTACGAAGCAGGAATTACTCTATATGATTGTCTATTACAAGGAATTCATATACCTGAACAGGTCATTATTGAGGTTGAAAATGCGATAGAATATGTGCGCAGCAGAGGACTGAACCCAAGAGACATTCATCTGAAAAATATACTATTTCATGAGGGTAAAGTAAAGCTTGTTGATGTCTCTGAGTATCTGGAGCTAGGAAACGATAAAAGGTGGGAATACTTAAAAGAAGGATATATGGAGCATTATCACTTAATTGACGGAAAAGCCCTGCCTTTCTGGCTTGTGGAAAACGTGCGAAAATGGTATAACCAGACAAGACCGGAGCGACTAAATGTTCAAGATTTTGTGAAAGATCTCATTAATCCTTTTCAGGAAAGGCTTCTATTGTGA
- a CDS encoding glutamate-5-semialdehyde dehydrogenase, producing the protein MYFPELIEIGNKAKQAARQLAFTSTEAKNKALVYMAEALLKNEEEILRANSLDVKVAEEKGLKKSLVNRLKLSSASIAQISQSLNEVVALRDPVGEGEVWTRPNGLRIQQTRVPLGVVAMIYEARPNVTVDAAALCLKSGNAVILRGGSEALESNKVLARVIAEAAEASGLPSGSIQLITETNREWVQQLIRLNDYVDVVIPRGGAGLIQTVVTNATVPVIETGTGMCHAFVDQDADFEKAVPVIINAKTQNPGVCNALETMLVDEGIAEDFLPLIGEELQKKQVEIKGCSRTCEILSYASPASEEDWMEEHLDLILSVKVVPGLNGALDHIYRYSTKHSETIITENYSKAQRFLREIDAAAVYVNASTRFTDGGRFGFGAEIGISTQKLHARGPMGLRELTTIKYMVYGDGQIVK; encoded by the coding sequence ATGTATTTCCCGGAATTAATTGAGATAGGGAATAAAGCTAAACAAGCAGCTCGACAATTGGCTTTCACCAGCACGGAGGCCAAAAATAAAGCCCTAGTCTATATGGCAGAAGCACTCCTGAAAAATGAGGAAGAAATCCTTAGGGCAAATAGCCTAGATGTTAAAGTTGCTGAAGAGAAGGGTCTCAAGAAAAGCTTAGTAAATCGTCTAAAGTTATCATCAGCGAGCATCGCTCAAATTAGCCAATCTCTCAATGAGGTAGTAGCGTTACGAGACCCGGTTGGAGAAGGGGAAGTGTGGACACGGCCGAATGGTTTGCGCATTCAACAAACTCGTGTTCCCTTAGGAGTCGTGGCCATGATTTATGAGGCAAGGCCTAATGTAACAGTCGATGCAGCTGCACTGTGTCTAAAGTCAGGAAATGCTGTGATCCTGAGGGGCGGGTCGGAGGCCTTGGAAAGTAATAAAGTCTTGGCGAGAGTTATAGCTGAAGCTGCTGAGGCAAGCGGATTGCCATCAGGTTCTATTCAATTGATTACAGAGACAAATCGAGAATGGGTTCAACAGTTAATCCGTTTAAATGATTATGTTGATGTGGTTATACCTAGGGGTGGTGCCGGTCTGATTCAAACGGTGGTAACTAATGCCACAGTTCCAGTCATTGAAACCGGAACCGGAATGTGTCATGCATTTGTTGATCAAGACGCAGACTTTGAGAAGGCTGTGCCTGTTATTATCAATGCCAAGACCCAAAATCCAGGGGTCTGTAATGCATTGGAAACCATGCTTGTGGATGAAGGGATTGCGGAAGACTTTCTTCCCTTGATTGGTGAAGAACTGCAAAAAAAGCAAGTTGAGATTAAAGGCTGCTCAAGAACGTGTGAAATCTTGTCTTACGCTTCCCCTGCCAGTGAAGAAGACTGGATGGAAGAACATCTCGATCTTATATTAAGTGTTAAAGTCGTGCCGGGTCTTAATGGGGCGCTTGATCATATCTACCGATATTCAACAAAACATTCTGAAACCATCATTACGGAGAATTACTCAAAAGCACAAAGATTTCTGAGAGAAATCGATGCTGCTGCAGTTTATGTTAATGCTTCAACACGATTTACTGATGGAGGACGCTTCGGCTTTGGAGCAGAGATAGGAATCAGCACTCAGAAGTTGCATGCCCGAGGGCCAATGGGCTTGAGAGAATTGACGACGATTAAATACATGGTTTATGGAGATGGACAGATTGTAAAATAA
- the proB gene encoding glutamate 5-kinase, producing MSEVRRVVLKIGSSSLNHPQGGIDERAINEIASVIAALKQSGVECIIVSSGAVAAGMGQLKLSARPRDLAGKQAVAAVGQGVLIEMYTRYLERQGIIGAQVLLSRIDLAQASHYRNAQNTLEKLLRLQVVPIINENDTVAVDELCFGDNDTLSALVAGLVGADLLVILTDVDGLYSANPKKDQSAQLIKEVTDVSAVECMASGAGSLLGTGGMVTKLRAAKIATRFGIGMLLLNFTRLPELSPSTKSQEPLGTFFQPLKHRLAGRKRWIAYAGLSEGSIQVDEGAAKALVEEGKSLLAKGITNVEGTWERKEIVRIINSQREEIARGVVELSDAEVKLVKGLHSEKLHQFVESFDGEEVVHRDNMTLMVDA from the coding sequence ATCAGTGAGGTTCGCAGGGTTGTTTTAAAAATAGGGAGCAGCAGCTTAAACCATCCACAAGGTGGGATTGATGAGCGTGCAATTAATGAGATTGCTTCAGTCATTGCCGCTTTAAAACAGAGTGGCGTTGAGTGCATAATCGTTTCATCTGGTGCAGTAGCTGCCGGGATGGGACAACTAAAGCTTTCAGCTCGTCCACGTGATTTAGCAGGCAAACAAGCTGTAGCAGCTGTAGGTCAAGGAGTCCTCATTGAGATGTATACCCGTTATCTTGAACGCCAAGGAATTATTGGGGCTCAGGTATTACTTTCCCGTATTGATTTGGCACAAGCCTCTCACTATAGAAACGCCCAAAACACTTTAGAGAAATTACTGCGTTTACAAGTTGTGCCCATCATTAATGAAAACGACACAGTTGCGGTAGATGAACTTTGCTTTGGAGATAATGACACTTTATCTGCCTTAGTTGCCGGACTCGTTGGGGCAGATTTATTGGTCATTTTAACGGATGTCGATGGCTTGTACTCTGCAAATCCCAAAAAGGATCAATCCGCTCAACTAATTAAAGAGGTCACCGACGTTTCAGCCGTTGAATGTATGGCGAGTGGGGCAGGAAGCTTATTAGGAACTGGAGGGATGGTTACTAAACTTAGGGCCGCCAAGATAGCTACACGTTTTGGAATTGGAATGCTGCTTTTAAACTTTACAAGATTGCCGGAACTTAGCCCGTCAACTAAAAGCCAAGAACCTTTGGGAACATTTTTTCAACCGCTCAAACATCGACTGGCAGGTCGTAAACGTTGGATTGCCTATGCAGGATTATCTGAAGGCAGTATTCAAGTTGATGAAGGCGCGGCCAAAGCCCTTGTGGAAGAAGGAAAAAGTTTGCTGGCTAAAGGAATTACCAATGTTGAAGGAACTTGGGAACGAAAAGAAATCGTTCGAATAATTAATTCCCAGAGAGAAGAAATTGCTAGAGGCGTTGTCGAGCTAAGCGATGCTGAGGTAAAGCTGGTAAAGGGTTTGCACTCTGAGAAATTACATCAATTTGTTGAGAGCTTTGATGGTGAAGAAGTAGTTCACCGGGACAATATGACACTTATGGTTGATGCCTAA
- the proC gene encoding pyrroline-5-carboxylate reductase, with protein sequence MSQSIGFIGGGNIAEAMISGLKKANSALEIRVTNHSNRGRLQGLVDRYNVIATSLTELVEDSKVLIIAVKPKDVQGVLKDLAGFSLQNKLVISVAAGVPLKVFYKYLPGVAVVRAMPNTSTAVLHSMTGLVRGDNVNDEQASVGEKIFSATGKIMWVPEKNINALTAISGSGPAYFYLFAESLIKAGVELGLSEAEAEVLVLETLIGSGKMIAESDKSPGKLREEVTSPNGTTYAALNVFMEEKLAQTVQNAAWACARRAEDLEGEYSE encoded by the coding sequence ATGTCACAAAGTATTGGTTTCATTGGCGGGGGAAATATTGCGGAGGCTATGATTAGTGGTTTAAAGAAGGCAAATAGTGCCCTTGAGATTAGAGTGACTAATCATTCCAATCGAGGACGACTTCAGGGGTTGGTTGACAGATATAATGTTATCGCTACTTCATTAACTGAGCTTGTAGAAGATTCTAAGGTTCTTATTATTGCAGTAAAGCCGAAGGATGTCCAAGGGGTATTGAAAGATTTAGCAGGTTTTTCGTTGCAGAATAAACTGGTGATTAGTGTAGCGGCAGGTGTTCCTTTGAAGGTGTTTTATAAGTATTTGCCAGGAGTTGCAGTGGTTAGGGCTATGCCTAATACTTCTACTGCTGTACTTCATTCCATGACGGGATTAGTGCGGGGGGATAATGTCAATGATGAACAGGCTAGTGTGGGAGAAAAGATCTTTTCGGCCACTGGTAAGATTATGTGGGTGCCAGAAAAAAACATCAATGCTTTAACAGCTATCAGTGGCAGTGGGCCGGCATATTTTTATCTTTTCGCTGAAAGCTTAATCAAGGCTGGCGTGGAATTAGGCCTTAGTGAAGCGGAAGCAGAGGTCTTAGTGCTTGAAACCCTAATTGGATCAGGAAAAATGATTGCGGAAAGTGATAAATCACCGGGAAAACTGCGTGAGGAAGTCACTTCGCCCAATGGAACGACCTATGCTGCCCTTAATGTGTTTATGGAGGAAAAACTGGCTCAGACAGTTCAGAACGCAGCTTGGGCTTGTGCTAGGCGAGCGGAAGACTTGGAAGGGGAGTATTCGGAGTGA
- the leuB gene encoding 3-isopropylmalate dehydrogenase, with protein sequence MPNVLVLPGDGIGLEITPEAVKVLEAVLKDHPQSLKFEYGLIGGAAIDVVGKALPDATLEAAQAADAILLGSVGGPKWDTLPAPQRPELGGLLAIRKALGLFANIRPVKMLPMLVDASTLKTEVVKNVDLVVLRELTGGLYFGEKGRGTNPRSAFDNLIYTEEEIQRIVELGFQTAMKRRKKLCSVDKANVLESSRFWREITLEVAKNYPEVELTHMYVDNAAMQLVRWPEQFDVIVTENMFGDILTDLASMLMGSIGMISSASLNGSKGLYEPAHGSAPDIAGKNIANPLATILSGALMLRYSFGLEEEAQKIERAVEQVLQEGYRTADLAKPGDKVLGTREMGDAVVKALK encoded by the coding sequence ATGCCTAATGTTTTAGTACTTCCCGGTGATGGTATTGGGTTAGAAATAACCCCAGAAGCCGTCAAGGTGTTAGAAGCTGTATTAAAGGATCATCCCCAAAGTCTGAAGTTTGAATATGGTTTGATAGGGGGAGCTGCAATTGATGTAGTGGGCAAAGCTTTGCCGGATGCAACACTTGAAGCAGCACAGGCAGCTGACGCGATTCTATTAGGTTCAGTGGGTGGGCCTAAGTGGGATACCCTCCCAGCTCCCCAACGCCCAGAATTGGGAGGATTGCTGGCGATTAGAAAAGCTTTGGGTCTTTTTGCAAATATTCGTCCTGTCAAGATGCTCCCTATGTTAGTGGATGCCTCTACTCTTAAAACTGAAGTGGTTAAAAACGTTGACCTTGTTGTTTTGCGTGAATTGACAGGTGGACTTTACTTTGGGGAGAAAGGGAGAGGAACTAACCCCAGAAGTGCCTTTGATAACTTGATCTATACTGAGGAAGAAATCCAGCGTATTGTTGAACTTGGTTTCCAAACTGCAATGAAGCGGCGTAAAAAGCTTTGTTCCGTTGACAAAGCAAATGTCCTAGAGTCTTCTCGTTTTTGGAGAGAGATTACTCTTGAAGTCGCCAAGAATTATCCGGAAGTTGAATTAACCCATATGTATGTCGACAATGCTGCTATGCAATTGGTTCGCTGGCCGGAGCAGTTTGATGTAATCGTAACTGAGAACATGTTTGGAGATATTCTGACAGATTTAGCTTCTATGCTCATGGGATCGATTGGAATGATCTCCTCGGCAAGCTTAAATGGCAGTAAAGGACTCTATGAACCTGCTCATGGCTCAGCCCCAGATATTGCAGGAAAGAATATTGCCAATCCTTTGGCCACGATTCTCTCGGGTGCTCTGATGTTACGTTACTCCTTTGGATTAGAAGAGGAGGCACAGAAGATTGAGAGAGCGGTTGAGCAAGTCTTGCAAGAAGGGTATAGAACCGCTGATTTAGCAAAACCAGGCGATAAGGTTCTCGGCACTCGTGAAATGGGCGATGCTGTTGTTAAAGCGCTTAAATAG